Genomic DNA from Misgurnus anguillicaudatus unplaced genomic scaffold, ASM2758022v2 HiC_scaffold_26, whole genome shotgun sequence:
GACTTTTCAGAAGTGTGATGTCACTCTGCCTTAAACTGGACCTTCTTTATTTAAAACTGCTGCAAGGCGATGCAGTGGGGTCATGGGACTAATAATGATGTGAATGGAGGTATTGAAGCACTGACCTAACAATGAACTGCCTTTCTTAGTTACGTCTGGATGCAGCAAAGACCTGAACCAGCTGTTGTTCTTCTGAACCAGAAAACCATACAGCAACTGAGCAACCTGAGAGAgcgagaaagaaagagagagagagcgaaagAGAGAGTTAATTATGTGTATGTCATGtgagaatgtgtgtgtattatatCTCTGGTCATGTGACTCACAGTTTTTGGGTCAGCAGTGATATTGTTCAACATTTTCTCTTCTCCTCCGGCCTGTCGGTAAAGTGTGCGAGCGACCAATGTGGCCACATCAGTGACAgactgaaataaaaacaaacgtGACAAAGTGAAATCTACCATCTTCTTCCACGGAGCTcaatgcaatgcattctgggattgacTTGACGCCTgagtttatttcaatattttggatgtaaATTTTTATCGAATCTTATCTTTGGAAAGCGTGTAGTTCTCAAATTTCAAAGCCATTTCATTATAGAAATGATGTTGTGACCGTTTTTTGTTACATGACCCCCATAGAAATGTATATTAATTTTGTATATTCATAACACTATATTTTTAATGGTGCGATTTCGATAGCGATATTAAAAAAGCTGTGTGGCCGATATGAGCCCGATATAAAGCAAATGTAATAACATAATGATTTGTTATTTTACTGTCCGTCAGACTTTGGCCTTACATGGAGTGACATAGAgtgtatttttattacaaacaacACATTTAAGTAATAGAGAAGTTTACTGGCCGATTGAACAGATCAAAATATCAGACAATATATCAGCCTCTGAAATACATCGGTCTATCACTACTATATAATAAATCTTCAGAAATGAACAAACTATATATGACAAGAAAGCTCTAGTTTTcttatttcaaaaccttttatcagtaataataataataataatgcagtgacggtaatttattaatttgtgacaagagtatgcagcaaaccaacGACACCTACTGgcctttgttggtaaaaccactaaaaaaGTGACACAAACCTAATTTCTTgttattttaacttgaaatttggatcacgACTACTTGAGACATATAGCTTCATGTTTATAGCCTTTCTgtcataaaaaattttttttttgtaaattaatatgttattgcattctttttatttatcaaaattctgtttaatattttcacctccagacactttaGTGAAAACCCttaaattatcttctttaaatcaaaacttctagaccaaaaaaagcCACTTATATTATTTTGAAGGTGCGCATCAACTTTTGACCCCCAAATTCAAAAGTGGGGGGGACAGTTAAAAGGTTAACGTGAAGTGTAATCATTTCTCAGcccaaaatatcttaaaatattgtACAGGTGTCTCGATACGGTTTGAAATGATGTACCAAGTCTGGTAAACATGAATATTTTGCTCACAAGACAAAACTAGAAAACTCTCCGCAAGCCATGTAATACAAGAACAAGCTTAATACATGTGGGCCTAAAGACATCATGCGAGTTCACATCAGAATGATGTGTAGTCAGCTGACACAGGGTTGCTATGGCAACAGATGTGATGCGGTACCTTGGCTGTATCGGTCTCATAGCGCATCTGCTCATCTGGACTCAGACCGTCAGGGTACGTCAAGTTCAGATTGACAGCGGTGTCGTACAAACTCTCGTAGTATCTGTTGAGAAGCATCCTTCATTAGATACTGACAGTCTGACAGTCGCTCATGACATCATATCTTAAAGATATTCACAGTGTTTAAAGTCACATCACTCAGTTTGATGTCATACCTATTAGTGAAAGCTGATTGGTGGTCTGTCAGGACGAGTCCTGGGATCTGTCTGGCTCGCAGGAAGCGCTGGAATGAGGAAGGCGGTAAAGCTTGAGTAACATCTGGCTCAGCCAGATTCAGACTGAGATTAGCAGCTACAGCCGTCATGTTTTTCATGAGAGCCGACACCTGAGAGAGACAGAGATGATGGATGAGATCATGATTGACGTATACTGTAAAGAAAACAAACAGTGTTTGTCTTGTTCACGCACCTCTTCCTCTACAGTGCTGCTGTTCTTGCGGGATACGGGGTCAGAGTGCATCCACAAGTCCCGCCCACTGCTTAACCCCACCtacaaacaaacaggaagtgtgctGTAAATCTATGAATGCATGTTTGGGAACACTTGAGAGGACACGGGTAATAATATCCTTATTTCTAAAGAGACACGCCCGGCATGACCTAAAATACAGTTAAGCGGCTCACTACGATTTGGAAGAGAAATGGTGCGCGGTCACACACCTGTCCGATCTCCAGCATAGAGTCAACGTTCTTCAAGTCCATAACAAACTCATTGTGTTGCATGTCATACACCATCTTGGAGCTGCCGATGTAATCGAAGGCCTCCTGCGAGATACAGACATTTTAAAACACACAAATCCAACGACACGCTGAATGACACAGGCGTAACACACTCACCCCTTGGAAAAAAGTGAAGAAAATATTTCGAGGAGGCGGGGCTTCTTGAGTGACAGGATAGAGAGCTTGAACCGCAGCCAGCAGGGTGACGATACCAGACACGGTGCCTTCGGCTGCTGGAGCCTTATCCCAGAAAAACGACCTTCCGTCAAGCTAAGAGAGAAAATAAATCTTCATGTAAAAAAGAGTTTGTGCAAGCAAAggactttatttatataacgctATGATGCTAAActtatatacagtaaatataaatTAAGGAAATTGATATTTTGTCCACATTTATTCACCacaaatacaatacaaatacaGTTTAAAAGGTTTAAGAGGTAATGTTTGCTCACTCTGGCCGCGGCGATGACGAAACTCTGGTTTTCTAGGTGACCCTTGGCACTGTTGTTGAGGGGTTTTGTGGACAACCAGAcgttaaaatcatttaaaggatCACAGAGAGCCTCTGACAGGAAACAGAGATAAAAAACAAGGGGAAATTTAAGTCTTAAAGTCCCtgaaaacacacaacacaaacgCTTTTTAAGTCTggatgcgtgcgtgcgtgtacCTGGGTTGATGCTGAATTTGGTCTGGAGGTCCGTGCGTCTCATGCACGTGACGGTGTCGGTCGCAGCGTGCATGTGTGAAAACAGCTGCATGGCACACAGCGGGTACTGAGGGGCGCTTCCATTGCTGCGTGCATTATGATCCTCATAACACTACACACATAAAACAGTATGATCACATGAACGTACGCCACTGTAAGCACATGTGTGTGTaaaagacacaaacacacacctttcGAATGACCTCTGTTTGATTCTCGTCTTTCAGAGCAAACACAGGAAAACCAAATTCTTCGTAGGACAGTCCGTTCCCCAGAGGATTCCACACGGTGACGTTACAGTCTGTATACTGAGGCCCGTAACTTCCAGAATACACACCTGAAAACCACACACACGATTATgcttaaatgcatttaatgtcaTTATATTTATTGCATGTGATTTTTTGGAGTAAACATGTACTTGTGCACATTAGGCGTTGCACCCTACATACAGTAATGTACATATAGATATAGTAAGCAGAACACATAAGCAAGCTTATTATTATGTAATACTGCATTTTTGTACTTAAAACTACTCATGCATTTATACAACATAACAAActaatttaaatgcatgtttctATTTGCACACAAACCTGTATTCTGGTTGGGACAGGTCGTGTGAGGGGAGAATCCATCAGCAGGGCCTGTTTTTGAGACAATAACAGCGACACCAGCCACCCTGGATGAGTTCTTCATTCTCAACATGACGGATCTgcagaaaaacaaacaagatcagaaacacacagacagacagacagacagacagacagacagacagacagacagacagatgtctGGTGGTAAAGAGAAAACCTTCCGGTTTTCTCTTAAAGACCGGAAgatgacccttagttaccatatataccgttgcagtgggcccccaatttgctaaattttcaactgtggataatataattatgccgcaatagttagtctgtctgtctgaaactaagctgattaaaccacatcactgtgacacttgcattacatgtgaacagcccctacgctaatatgattttgtttttctctccctgtctcgtcctcgaccccaaggacaatgggacaaacagacccagttccggtagatgtgaaagtcggcacacctctgatctactggtcgtcctttaacgtgatgcccagctgatgcctgaccaacgatcaccgacagaaccagtttaatctccgcttaagctccttatccgtttatatgtgtgtatatacatatatatctcccaagggtttttccctcctaggactttttttatttcctcggctaaacagcccggggtttttttctcctagggggttttttaccccggggaggcagccttcttgggcttaacttagcttcctctcctagacgttacattagtaatatgctcgcttataatgtcgagtcatagccgcagcaaatttgactgcttatgctatcgtgtaattatgttatgctatctgtcgtttttctgtgcttttactgcttctattaatgtaaagctgctttgaaataattaaccattgtgaaaagcgctatataaataaaagtgaattgaattgaatacctATTAAAGAAAGCCGTCTCCATGACAACCATGTAGGGAGGATGTGGTCCTGTATTGAGAATCCAGTCCAGGTCTGATTCAGTCTCCAGCACATGAAGAACACCTGTGTCTCCTGATATAG
This window encodes:
- the LOC129443254 gene encoding nicastrin, producing the protein MEHLRTMGAFKLIIAALFYSYVSSSSVERKIYIVLNDTVPCVRLLNATHQIGCQSSISGDTGVLHVLETESDLDWILNTGPHPPYMVVMETAFFNRSVMLRMKNSSRVAGVAVIVSKTGPADGFSPHTTCPNQNTGVYSGSYGPQYTDCNVTVWNPLGNGLSYEEFGFPVFALKDENQTEVIRKCYEDHNARSNGSAPQYPLCAMQLFSHMHAATDTVTCMRRTDLQTKFSINPEALCDPLNDFNVWLSTKPLNNSAKGHLENQSFVIAAARLDGRSFFWDKAPAAEGTVSGIVTLLAAVQALYPVTQEAPPPRNIFFTFFQGEAFDYIGSSKMVYDMQHNEFVMDLKNVDSMLEIGQVGLSSGRDLWMHSDPVSRKNSSTVEEEVSALMKNMTAVAANLSLNLAEPDVTQALPPSSFQRFLRARQIPGLVLTDHQSAFTNRYYESLYDTAVNLNLTYPDGLSPDEQMRYETDTAKSVTDVATLVARTLYRQAGGEEKMLNNITADPKTVAQLLYGFLVQKNNSWFRSLLHPDVTKKGSSLLASGPPQFYIGLGPRSHGSVHSVTKFVQYILANLTGTVTNLTETQCQNPSEVSTENKDLYSYLWVSGASSDNSSAEPFCVRASVRLSKAISPAFELLEYGSRDYSTWTESRWKSIKARVFLVASRQLEMLTLGVGVAVLLLSLLVTYFITSKAELLFSATREAPATTY